In Drosophila pseudoobscura strain MV-25-SWS-2005 chromosome 4, UCI_Dpse_MV25, whole genome shotgun sequence, the following proteins share a genomic window:
- the LOC117184189 gene encoding phospholipase A-2-activating protein-like, with protein MEPTLDTYKLSCELFGHSLDVRAVAAGSVTPEGQIILSGSRDKSTKLWKPIGNEYIESLTLKDHKNFISYIYFHTAEQWICTASNDATICIYKQDGFLPLLTLKGHESTVCALSEGLKPRSLISGSWDKTARVWTIGETGEATTVSLKGHEAAVWAVATLKTEQKYVTGGADKCIYYWNEKGEKLRLLKGHTDCVRGLIGLEANTLLSCGNDGVLNFWNEEGECVRKLAGHTNYIYAMARNQALGDQVVVSCGEDSTLRMWNVITGDELGEPILHPGISVWSVACLLNGDIVTGCSDGVVRVFSKDPARQASEANRKAFDLAVATRKSQINEEIGGVKKTDLPGPEALLANGTREGQTKMVRHLDGSVKCYSWELGKWNLVGDVMGASGGTQVTSGKNLYEGKEYDFVFNVDISDTAPPIKLPYNHGEDPWLAAQAFIHKNDLPQAYLEQVANFIVKNSKSGPVVMSQAPSGHQDPFTGGSRYVPGSTSTNVATPGNADPFTGSSSYSTSASNTSSSVDVNFVRAGDKHFPVNNYRTFDTCDATKVLEKLKEFNKKLTPSDGQVGDELLLAVIKLTDQSPVVDLTALEALTILLKWPPGQVFPVIDILRLAVRNEAIFSILTNSHNILGIVIPHLSGAAANQLMVVRCLANSLTHHTGRKQVESELPKIIELISGIRAGSANLQIAMATFYLNLTISQTLGVAKSEVCYMVTAGVVELLKWAKDLEACYRSMQAIGNLTTTPCGQETIAQVISVDYVMDKLRELTNTPQGENFSKLNTVGQALLAAF; from the exons ATGGAGCCTACGCTGGATACGTATAAGCTTAGCTGTGAGCTGTTTGGCCACAGCTTAGATGTGCGCGCTGTTGCCGCTGGTAGCGTCACGCCCGAGGGTCAAATTATTTTGTCTGGGTCTCGCGACAAGAGTACAAAGCTGTGGAAACCAATTGG CAACGAGTATATTGAGAGCCTGACGCTGAAGGACCACAAAAATTTCATATCCTACATATATTTCCATACCGCCGAGCAGTGGATTTGCACGGCCAGCAATGACGCGACAATTTGCATCTATAAGCAAGACGGCTTTCTGCCCCTGCTTACGCTTAAAGGTCACGAGTCGACCGTTTGTGCCTTGTCTGAGGGCCTGAAGCCGCGCAGTCTCATCAGCGGCAGTTGGGACAAAACGGCTCGTGTGTGGACCATAGGAGAAACGGGCGAAGCTACGACCGTGTCTCTCAAAGGGCACGAAGCAGCCGTCTGGGCTGTGGCCACTCTGAAAACGGAACAAAAGTACGTGACCGGTGGGGCCGACAAGTGCATTTACTACTGGAACGAGAAGGGCGAGAAGCTGCGTCTGCTCAAGGGCCACACCGACTGCGTTCGCGGTCTGATTGGCCTAGAGGCCAACACGCTACTCTCGTGCGGCAACGATGGCGTCCTGAACTTCTGGAACGAGGAGGGCGAGTGCGTGCGCAAGCTGGCCGGGCATACCAACTACATCTATGCCATGGCCCGAAACCAGGCCTTGGGCGACCAGGTCGTTGTCTCCTGCGGCGAGGACAGCACTCTGCGCATGTGGAATGTAATAACCGGTGATGAGTTGGGCGAGCCCATTCTGCATCCGGGAATATCGGTGTGGTCAGTGGCGTGCCTGCTAAACGGAGACATTGTCACGGGCTGCAGCGATGGCGTCGTCCGAGTCTTTAGCAAAGACCCAGCGCGTCAAGCAAGCGAGGCCAACCGAAAAGCCTTCGACCTGGCCGTTGCCACTCGAAAGTCGCAGATAAACGAGGAGATTGGCGGCGTTAAGAAAACTGA TCTTCCAGGTCCTGAGGCCCTGCTAGCGAATGGAACCCGCGAGGGACAAACGAAAATGGTACGTCATCTAGATGGATCCGTCAAGTGTTATTCCTGGGAGCTCGGCAAGTGGAATTTGGTTGGTGATGTCATGGGCGCCTCGGGTGGCACTCAGGTCACCTCCGGCAAGAATCTGTACGAGGGCAAGGAGTACGACTTTGTGTTCAATGTCGACATCTCCGACACGGCTCCGCCGATAAAACTTCCCTACAACCATGGCGAAGATCCGTGGCTGGCAGCACAAGCCTTCATTCACAAGAACGATCTGCCACAGGCATACCTCGAACAGGTGGCCAACTTTATTGTAAAGAACTCTAAGAGTGGGCCTGTGGTGATGAGTCAGGCACCCAGCGGCCATCAGGATCCCTTTACTGGCGGCTCTCGCTATGTACCCGGCTCTACCAGTACGAATGTCGCAACCCCTGGCAATGCGGATCCCTTCACCGGATCCTCTAGCTATTCTACTAGCGCAAGCAATACGTCGTCCAGTGTGGATGTGAACTTTGTGCGTGCGGGAGATAAACATTTCCCCGTCAACAACTATCGCACGTTTGACACCTGCGATGCCACCAAGGTGCTGGAGAAATTAAA AGAGTTCAACAAAAAGCTTACGCCCAGCGATGGACAAGTTGGCGATGAATTGTTGCTTGCTGTCATTAAGCTAACTGATCAGTCTCCGGTGGTGGACCTGACAGCTCTGGAGGCGTTGACTATTCTACTTAAATGGCCACCCGGTCAGGTCTTTCCGGTCATCGATATACTGCGCCTGGCCGTGCGCAACGAGGCAATCTTCAGTATCCTCACTAATAGCCATAACATCCTTGGAATCGTAATACCACACCTCAGTGGAGCTGCGGCTAATCAGTTGATGGTGGTGCGCTGCCTGGCCAACAGCCTCACCCACCACACTGGAAGGAAGCAGGTGGAGTCGGAGTTGCCCAAGATCATTGAACTGATTAGTGGAATCCGTGCGGGCAGCGCCAATCTGCAGATTGCGATGGCTACCTTCTATCTGAACCTGACCATTTCGCAGACTCTGGGTGTGGCAAAGTCCGAGGTGTGCTATATGGTCACCGCGGGTGTTGTGGAGCTGCTCAAGTGGGCCAAGGATCTGGAGGCCTGCTACCGTTCCATGCAAGCCATCGGAAACTTGACCACGACCCCATGTGGCCAGGAGACCATCGCCCAAGTTATCTCCGTCGACTATGTGATGGACAAGTTGCGTGAACTGACCAACACGCCTCAAGGCGAGAACTTCAGCAAGTTGAACACGGTGGGACAGGCCCTTCTGGCGGCATTCTAA
- the LOC117184192 gene encoding zinc finger matrin-type protein 5-like: MGQSYFCDYCGCFMKSDLNVRKLHNNGISHTVAKYRYMRRFEDPAKILAEERLKKPCQRYFKGYCKFDLYCNYGHYSEREFKKLEKLVGAQKNSKTRKRKAKKWPWRTHQIGLPPSLRPMELAKLKKTNFELNWG, from the exons ATGGGGCAAAGTTATTTTTGTGATTACTGCGGTTGTTTTATGAAAAGTGACTTGAATGTGCGGAAGCTGCACAACAATGGCATATCTCACACGGTGGCCAAGTATCGGTACATGCGGCGCTTTGAAG atcCCGCTAAGATTTTGGCAGAGGAGCGTCTAAAGAAACCATGTCAGCGCTATTTTAAGGGATACTGCAAGTTCGATCTGTATTGCAATTATGGTCATTATAGTGAAAGGGAGTTCAAGAAGCTGGAAAAGCTAG TTGGAGCGCAGAAGAACTCGAAAACTCGCAAGcgaaaagcaaagaaatggCCTTGGAGAACACATCAGATTGGTCTACCACCGTCCCTGCGTCCAATGGAATTGGCGAAACTCAAGAAAACCAATTTTGAACTAAACTGGGGCTAA